TGAACTACAGTCGCTTCGTTACTCTCAATGTGGAAGAGGCCAAACAGATTGAAAAAGAAGTATCCAAAATTGAAAAGCGTCCCGAGCAGGTAGAGTGGACTTTACTTTCAGAAAATGAGAAGGACGAGCCCTTGAAAGTAGATTCATCTTCGCTTTTGTTTATCGAATCAGCGGATAATTATTCTAAAATTATTTTCAGAAAAGACGGACAGGTTAAATCCGTTTTGTTGCGATCCAGTCTGAAAAGAACAGAAAGTCAGCTAAATCATCCTTTTGTTTTTCGCTGTCATCGTTCATTTCTCGTGAACCTGACCAAAGTCGACTCGGTTTCAGGAAATTCACAGGGCTATCGTTTGCATTTTTCAGGTACTGATGAGACTATTCCTGTTGCCCGACGAACCGGACAAGAGTTGCATGAACGATTGCATAGCCTGGAGAAGTCGGTTTGATTTCATCCGGAAAGAAAAATTTCTCAAAACAACTTATTGGTCTGACTGAAAATGAAGGCAAATTTTTGTCTTTCTAATATTTCCACCTTCCCATTTCGCCTGAATTTTTAAGCCATTCGTCCCAAAGCTCCCTTTTTGTCCCAATTCCCAACCATTCCCCCCAATTCCCCGCCACCCCTGTTTTCGCCCCCTAAATTTGCCCTCACAAAACAAAAAACCTCAAACCCCAAGCCTCGAACTCGAAACTCAATAACCCAGCCAATAACTACCAATAACTAAATAACCAACCAACTCTAACTCAAAACTCAATAACTCAATAACTCAATAACCCAATAGCTCAACAACTCAACAACTCAATAACCCAATAACCCAATAACCAAATAACTCAACAACTCATTCTCATGTCCCTCTTCAACCTCTTCCTCACCATCCACATCGTCTGCGGCTTTACCGCATTTTTTGTTGCACCTGTTGCTATGGCTGTTAAAAAAGGCGGCGATTCCCACCGTAAATGGGGAAAAGTATTTTTCTGGGCAATGGCAGGAGTGTGCGGAGCTGCCCTGGTAATGGCACCGATGCACAACAATTTATTCCTGACACTCGTCGCGGTGTTTTCATTTTATCTGGCTTTTTCAGGGTATCGTTCCTTGTACCGGAAAAATATCAAAAGCTGGAAAGACGTGGCATTTATCGATTGGTTCGTTGTAATTCTGAACGCGTTGTTTTGTCTGACTTTGTTGATTATCGGAATCGGAAAACTTCCTGATTCTTTCGGGGTAATTTCAATTGTTTTCGGAACAATCGGATCCCTCAACAGTCTCAGGGATCTTGTTTCATTCGTCAGACCTGCGCAAACAAAAGGAAAATGGTTTTTCAGCCACATGGGTGGAATGATTGGAGCTTACATCGCGGCCGTTTCCGCCTTTTCTGCTGTGAATTTTAATTTTGAATGGCTCCCGGTGAGTATTCAGTGGCTCTGGCCAACCATCATCGGAGTGCCTGCCATGATGATCTGGATGAAACAGTACCGCAGGAAATTCTCCAAAGGCAAAGCGATCCGCGAGGAAGTGGAGGTGAGGATTCAACCGGAAGCGTGAATATGAGTTTTTATGGATCATAATCAGAAAATTGATACAACATTTTCTGAAAAGAATTTCCTGTTCTGAACAAAGAAAATCTAAAAACCAATAACGAAAAACGAACAACCAACAACGAAAAACCTTCAACTATCCATTAAAAAAGTATCCGTACCTTTGTCCGCTCTCACCCTCATTTTAAAATGGACAAATTTTCTTATCTCGGTAATGCGGATGTTTCGCAGATTGAAGCTCAATATCAGCAGTTTTTGACAAATCCGGAATCTGTTCCGGAAAGCTGGAGGAAATTTTTTGAAGGTTTTGAGTTTGCACGGACTTCCTATGATGTTCCCGGCTCAACAACATCAAAGCAAAATGCTGTTCCTGAAAATTTTCAGAAGGAAT
This DNA window, taken from Bacteroidota bacterium, encodes the following:
- a CDS encoding LytTR family transcriptional regulator, producing the protein MFKLLNQPYPKEWKIQKGIRAAFVSGLIVFAFLWVFEPFGISGVEVYNTHLFILGYGAVTTLVVLLIIPLPLIFKNFFREEKWTVGKNIAYFVFIFFCIGIGNWLYTHIMTGLPLVWRSFLFFQFVTVAVAVVVAGSTTMLNYSRFVTLNVEEAKQIEKEVSKIEKRPEQVEWTLLSENEKDEPLKVDSSSLLFIESADNYSKIIFRKDGQVKSVLLRSSLKRTESQLNHPFVFRCHRSFLVNLTKVDSVSGNSQGYRLHFSGTDETIPVARRTGQELHERLHSLEKSV